In Paenibacillus phoenicis, one genomic interval encodes:
- a CDS encoding spore germination protein, producing the protein MEQDTQETMQGGMDQPQAIPDFVPEEEENFLQENYPEEEAIRRKREAERSDNVEESVIYWQQSDAISRSLTTTKHTLKEVIGAGESFDVVFRDMTFGGKRTCLLFINGFARTDVMQEIIKRLTYLTPENLTTGALRSFFELYIPHIQVEKTEKLSDAINKTLTGMSTLFIEGEQTALIMDTRLYPTRSPEEPSLERVVRGSRDGFTETLVTNITLVRRRLRDPGLKLEMVSVGRRTRTDVCIAYIDDIVDKTQVDSIREKIKAVNIDGIPLADKQLEEAIIHRGWNPYPLVRYSERPDVVASHLLEGRVVVFVDTSPSVMILPTTFFDLCQHAEENRQTPFMGTYLRWVRFFGIFASLFLLPIWLLIVVHPEFKPAGLAFIGPQEQGKIPLIAQFLLVEFGVDLMRMAAVHTPTPLASAMGLIAAILIGDIAVQTGLFVNEVVLYMAVAAVGMFATPSYELGLANRVVRLALLVAVAIFGAGGLIVGITTFIVLLTLRRSNNSSYLWPFIPFNAKAMAGVLFRVPVMTSKQRPSSNKPRDNTRMPGKK; encoded by the coding sequence ATGGAGCAGGATACGCAGGAAACGATGCAGGGCGGAATGGATCAGCCGCAGGCGATCCCGGACTTCGTGCCTGAGGAAGAAGAAAATTTTCTGCAGGAGAATTATCCGGAAGAGGAAGCGATCAGACGGAAACGCGAAGCGGAGCGGTCCGATAACGTTGAGGAGTCGGTCATCTATTGGCAGCAAAGCGATGCGATCAGCCGCAGTCTGACGACAACGAAACATACGCTGAAGGAAGTCATCGGAGCGGGAGAGAGCTTTGACGTTGTGTTCCGCGACATGACCTTCGGCGGCAAACGCACCTGCCTGCTCTTCATCAATGGGTTTGCGAGAACCGACGTCATGCAGGAGATCATTAAACGGCTGACGTATTTGACGCCGGAAAATTTAACGACCGGAGCGCTTCGATCCTTCTTCGAGCTCTATATTCCTCATATTCAGGTGGAAAAAACGGAGAAGCTGAGCGACGCCATCAATAAAACGTTAACCGGCATGAGCACGCTGTTTATCGAAGGCGAGCAAACCGCGCTGATCATGGATACCCGGTTGTACCCGACGCGCAGCCCAGAGGAACCTTCGCTCGAGCGCGTCGTCCGCGGTTCGCGGGACGGATTCACGGAGACCTTGGTGACCAACATTACCTTGGTCCGCCGCCGGCTTCGTGACCCAGGACTGAAGCTGGAGATGGTCAGCGTTGGCCGTCGGACCCGCACCGATGTCTGTATCGCCTACATCGATGATATCGTGGATAAGACCCAAGTCGATTCGATCCGTGAGAAAATCAAAGCCGTTAACATCGACGGGATACCTCTGGCGGATAAGCAGTTGGAGGAAGCGATCATTCACCGAGGATGGAATCCGTATCCGTTGGTACGCTACTCGGAACGTCCGGACGTCGTTGCTTCGCATTTGCTCGAAGGACGGGTTGTCGTGTTTGTGGATACATCGCCCAGCGTGATGATATTGCCGACGACCTTTTTTGATCTATGCCAGCATGCGGAGGAGAACCGGCAGACCCCATTCATGGGGACTTACCTGCGTTGGGTCCGCTTCTTTGGGATTTTCGCCTCGCTCTTCCTGCTGCCGATTTGGCTGCTGATCGTCGTTCATCCGGAGTTCAAGCCGGCGGGGCTTGCCTTTATCGGGCCTCAGGAGCAGGGCAAAATCCCTCTCATCGCCCAATTCCTGTTAGTCGAGTTCGGCGTCGATCTGATGCGGATGGCGGCTGTGCACACGCCGACGCCGCTGGCATCAGCGATGGGCTTGATCGCTGCGATCCTGATCGGTGATATCGCCGTCCAGACGGGGCTGTTCGTCAACGAGGTTGTCCTTTATATGGCGGTAGCGGCCGTCGGGATGTTTGCAACGCCGAGCTATGAGTTGGGACTGGCCAATCGCGTCGTGCGGCTCGCTTTGCTTGTGGCCGTGGCGATTTTCGGCGCCGGCGGGCTGATTGTCGGGATCACCACATTTATCGTTTTGCTGACCCTGCGCCGCTCGAATAATTCGTCTTACTTGTGGCCGTTCATACCTTTTAATGCAAAGGCGATGGCCGGGGTATTATTCCGCGTTCCGGTCATGACATCCAAGCAGAGACCGTCCTCCAACAAACCGCGCGACAACACGCGAATGCCGGGCAAAAAGTGA
- a CDS encoding stage V sporulation protein AB translates to MSPVAAGLAIFLGLAGGIAIGGGVIALFIVLDMIPRLAQVTNSYDKVHWYEGAMIAGAVIGTVADFWNWKVAGPWLITGIVGLFNGVFVGMLAAALTEVLNVLPILAKRLHMQRYLFGFLLAMVFGKMAGSLFEWFIYRP, encoded by the coding sequence ATGTCACCTGTTGCTGCGGGGTTGGCGATCTTCCTTGGCCTGGCCGGCGGCATTGCTATTGGCGGAGGCGTGATCGCCTTATTTATCGTGCTCGACATGATTCCGCGCCTGGCCCAGGTGACAAATTCCTACGATAAGGTGCATTGGTATGAAGGGGCGATGATCGCCGGAGCGGTGATTGGCACGGTAGCGGACTTCTGGAACTGGAAGGTGGCCGGGCCATGGCTGATTACCGGCATCGTCGGTTTGTTTAACGGCGTATTCGTGGGGATGCTGGCGGCGGCTTTGACCGAGGTGCTGAACGTACTTCCCATATTAGCCAAGAGGCTGCATATGCAGCGATATCTGTTTGGCTTCTTGCTCGCGATGGTGTTTGGCAAAATGGCGGGCTCCCTGTTTGAGTGGTTTATTTACAGACCGTGA
- a CDS encoding stage V sporulation protein AA produces MENESASIVYLRLRKQVGLPAGVPIRLRDVARVLAEPELEGKLLELELVRPEQRDGNLIVIDTLQVISAIQTKFPGLRIELLGEPHVLVEMVRAEKKPSLLLFALVWLLLFFGAALTIMNFHADVSMPEVQVRIVEMITGEKDEHPYLFQGAYSVGIGFGMIVFFNHLFKKKWNEEPTPLEVEMFLYQENLNQYVVAEEYKKMHRADSAAKRS; encoded by the coding sequence ATGGAGAATGAGTCCGCGTCCATCGTCTATTTGCGTCTGCGCAAGCAGGTCGGACTTCCCGCCGGGGTGCCGATCCGGCTGCGGGACGTAGCCCGAGTGCTGGCAGAGCCGGAGCTGGAGGGCAAGCTGCTGGAGCTGGAGTTGGTCCGGCCGGAGCAACGTGACGGGAATCTGATCGTGATTGATACGCTGCAGGTCATTTCCGCGATCCAAACGAAGTTTCCCGGGCTGCGGATTGAGCTGCTTGGCGAGCCCCATGTACTCGTGGAAATGGTCAGAGCCGAGAAGAAGCCGTCTCTGCTGCTGTTTGCCTTAGTATGGCTGCTGCTCTTCTTTGGAGCGGCCTTGACCATCATGAACTTTCACGCCGACGTCAGCATGCCCGAGGTTCAGGTCCGGATCGTGGAGATGATCACGGGGGAGAAGGACGAGCATCCTTATCTATTTCAAGGGGCCTATTCCGTAGGTATCGGTTTTGGGATGATCGTATTCTTTAATCATTTGTTTAAGAAAAAATGGAACGAGGAACCCACCCCGCTCGAAGTTGAAATGTTCCTCTACCAGGAGAACCTGAACCAATACGTCGTTGCTGAAGAGTACAAAAAAATGCACCGCGCCGATTCAGCGGCGAAGCGAAGCTGA
- the deoD gene encoding purine-nucleoside phosphorylase, which produces MSVHIAAKPGEIAETILLPGDPLRAKFIAETYLSDVICYNEVRGMLGFTGTYQGKRISVQGTGMGIPSISIYVNELLKEYGVQNLIRVGTCGGMQPHVHVRDVILAQASCTDSSMNRHVFSGYDFAPIANFELLKAAYERGVEKGLKLHVGNIFSSDMFYRDDTSVTQLLMKYGVLGVEMETTALYTLAAKYGVKALTILTVSDHLLTGEETSAEERQTTFKQMMEVALDTAASL; this is translated from the coding sequence ATGAGTGTACATATCGCAGCGAAACCGGGAGAAATCGCCGAAACGATCCTGCTGCCTGGAGATCCGCTCCGGGCTAAATTTATCGCCGAGACGTATTTGAGCGACGTCATCTGTTATAACGAAGTGCGCGGCATGCTTGGCTTTACCGGAACGTATCAAGGGAAACGGATTTCGGTACAGGGTACCGGTATGGGCATCCCGTCGATTTCGATCTATGTGAATGAGCTGTTGAAGGAGTACGGTGTCCAAAATCTGATCCGTGTGGGGACTTGCGGCGGCATGCAGCCGCATGTGCACGTACGAGACGTTATTTTGGCTCAAGCTTCCTGTACCGATTCCAGCATGAACCGCCATGTCTTCAGCGGGTACGATTTTGCGCCGATCGCTAACTTTGAGTTGCTGAAGGCGGCTTATGAGCGCGGCGTGGAAAAAGGGCTGAAGCTGCATGTCGGCAACATTTTCAGCTCGGACATGTTCTATCGCGACGATACGAGTGTGACCCAGCTGCTGATGAAATACGGCGTGCTGGGAGTCGAAATGGAAACCACCGCCCTCTATACCCTGGCCGCCAAATACGGCGTGAAGGCGTTGACGATTCTGACCGTCAGCGACCATCTGCTGACTGGCGAGGAGACGTCGGCGGAGGAACGGCAAACGACGTTTAAGCAAATGATGGAAGTGGCTCTGGATACGGCAGCATCGCTGTAA
- a CDS encoding chromate transporter encodes MKPHLKDYLDLGVSMVRTGVLGYGGGPSVIPLIRHDAVKRYQWLGDEEFGEILAIANALPGPIATKMAAYLGYKRRGVLGAFYAVIMHIFPSVLAMLLLLSAVNLLAGSRVVKGMIAAVSPVIAVMLGVMAYEFAKKGIKGLGVISGILFMLLALLLLVVLQVHPALVIVLFLGYGAVHYRAMARFRSKRKRPDGEGDGP; translated from the coding sequence TTGAAACCTCATCTTAAAGATTATTTGGACCTGGGCGTATCCATGGTTAGAACCGGCGTGTTAGGTTACGGTGGCGGACCTTCCGTCATCCCCTTGATCCGGCACGATGCCGTCAAGCGTTATCAGTGGCTTGGCGATGAAGAGTTTGGCGAAATTCTCGCCATCGCCAACGCCTTGCCCGGCCCCATCGCAACGAAGATGGCCGCCTACCTGGGCTATAAGCGTAGAGGGGTTCTGGGAGCGTTCTATGCTGTGATCATGCACATCTTCCCCAGTGTCCTGGCGATGCTCCTGCTGCTCTCAGCTGTGAATCTTCTAGCTGGGTCTCGCGTCGTGAAAGGGATGATCGCGGCTGTCTCGCCTGTGATCGCCGTTATGCTCGGAGTCATGGCTTATGAATTTGCGAAAAAAGGAATCAAAGGGCTCGGCGTCATCTCCGGTATCCTGTTCATGCTCCTGGCCCTATTGCTGCTGGTGGTCTTGCAAGTTCATCCAGCGCTCGTGATTGTGCTGTTCCTTGGCTACGGTGCCGTACATTACCGAGCGATGGCGCGCTTCCGCAGCAAGCGTAAGCGACCGGACGGGGAAGGAGATGGCCCATGA
- a CDS encoding chromate transporter has protein sequence MIDWLNLLLGFLIANLLGYGGGPSSIPLMYQEIVPHYHWLSDAEFSNMLALGNALPGPIATKIAAYVGFEVGGWIGLGLALLGTVLPSAAGLILLLRLLAKYRQSSVVKGMTLLVQPVIAIMMVTLTWRMAKEPLDDIGIWQTLAIAAIAFWAMERRKIHPALVIVAAFIYGGLVLQHYV, from the coding sequence ATGATCGATTGGCTGAACTTGCTGCTTGGCTTCCTGATCGCCAATTTGCTGGGCTATGGCGGAGGCCCCTCCTCCATTCCGTTAATGTACCAGGAGATCGTGCCCCACTATCATTGGCTGTCGGATGCGGAATTTTCCAATATGCTTGCCCTCGGCAACGCCTTACCAGGCCCCATCGCCACCAAAATCGCCGCCTACGTAGGCTTTGAGGTCGGCGGTTGGATCGGCCTTGGACTTGCGCTGCTGGGCACCGTGCTGCCCTCGGCGGCCGGCCTTATCCTGCTGCTCCGCCTGCTCGCCAAATACCGCCAGTCTAGCGTCGTCAAAGGGATGACCTTGCTGGTGCAGCCGGTGATCGCCATCATGATGGTCACCCTTACCTGGCGGATGGCCAAAGAGCCCTTAGACGATATCGGCATCTGGCAGACGCTGGCGATCGCTGCTATCGCGTTCTGGGCGATGGAGCGCCGCAAAATTCATCCTGCTCTTGTCATCGTGGCCGCGTTCATTTATGGCGGATTGGTGCTCCAGCATTACGTGTAA
- the sigF gene encoding RNA polymerase sporulation sigma factor SigF produces MDAEVKQISREFLDDTEVKRLIALSQSGDNAARDRLVNCNIRLVWSVVQRFMNRGYEPEDLFQIGCIGLLKSVDKFDLSYDVKFSTYAVPMIIGEIQRFLRDDGTLKVSRSLKEMANKVRKKKDELSKLLGRLPTVKEVADELGVTPEDVVFAQEANKPPASIHETVFENDGDPITLMDQIADETQERWFDKLALHEAIDGLTDRERLIVYLRYYRDQTQSEVATRLGISQVQVSRLEKKILQSIRDQIAQ; encoded by the coding sequence ATGGATGCCGAAGTGAAGCAAATCTCGAGAGAGTTTTTGGACGACACGGAAGTGAAACGGTTGATCGCCCTGAGTCAATCCGGGGACAACGCTGCCAGAGACCGGCTGGTGAACTGCAACATTCGACTTGTCTGGTCCGTCGTGCAGCGGTTTATGAATCGGGGATACGAACCCGAGGATTTGTTTCAAATCGGCTGTATCGGCCTGCTGAAGTCGGTGGACAAGTTTGATCTCAGCTATGATGTGAAGTTTTCTACGTATGCGGTGCCGATGATCATCGGGGAAATTCAGCGTTTCCTGCGCGATGACGGGACGCTGAAGGTCAGCCGTTCGTTGAAGGAAATGGCGAACAAGGTTCGCAAGAAGAAGGATGAACTGTCCAAGCTGCTAGGCCGGCTTCCAACCGTGAAGGAAGTTGCCGATGAGCTGGGAGTTACTCCCGAGGATGTCGTGTTTGCCCAGGAGGCGAACAAACCGCCGGCATCCATTCACGAAACCGTATTTGAAAATGACGGCGATCCGATTACGCTGATGGATCAAATCGCTGATGAGACCCAGGAGCGCTGGTTTGATAAGCTGGCGCTGCATGAAGCGATCGACGGCTTAACCGACCGGGAGCGTCTAATCGTGTACCTAAGGTACTATCGCGACCAGACCCAATCGGAGGTGGCGACCCGGCTTGGGATATCCCAGGTTCAGGTGTCCAGGCTCGAGAAAAAAATATTGCAGAGCATTCGCGACCAGATCGCGCAATGA
- the spoIIAB gene encoding anti-sigma F factor encodes MKLQFAAKSENESFARVTVAAFVSQLDPTMDEITDLKTVVSEAVTNAIIHGYDGNPEGIVTISASIEGDTVTLIIEDQGRGIEDVELAKQPLYTSKPELERSGMGFTIMENFMDEFDVTSEIGGGTRIRMKKRIVSKKALYN; translated from the coding sequence ATGAAACTTCAGTTTGCCGCGAAGTCCGAAAACGAATCGTTTGCCCGGGTGACCGTCGCCGCCTTCGTATCCCAGCTGGATCCCACGATGGATGAGATCACCGACTTGAAGACGGTGGTTTCGGAAGCGGTCACCAACGCCATCATCCACGGATATGACGGGAACCCGGAAGGGATCGTCACCATTTCCGCCTCTATTGAGGGCGATACGGTGACTTTGATTATCGAGGATCAAGGCCGCGGTATCGAGGATGTGGAATTGGCGAAGCAGCCGCTTTATACGTCGAAGCCGGAACTGGAGCGCTCGGGGATGGGCTTTACGATCATGGAAAATTTCATGGATGAATTCGATGTGACCAGCGAGATTGGCGGGGGCACGCGCATTCGGATGAAGAAGAGGATTGTATCCAAGAAAGCTTTATACAATTAG
- the spoIIAA gene encoding anti-sigma F factor antagonist, translating to MNLHVEMVRHRETLIVRLSGELDHHTADNVRMRMDEEIARGNCRNLVLSLKELQFMDSSGIGVILGRYKLIKQKGGKMVVCDVNPPVYRLLEMSGLFKIMSIFENEDMALTELEVAL from the coding sequence GTGAATTTGCATGTGGAAATGGTAAGACACCGCGAGACATTAATTGTACGCTTGAGCGGGGAATTGGATCATCATACGGCGGACAACGTCCGCATGCGGATGGATGAAGAAATTGCCCGCGGAAACTGCCGCAATCTGGTGTTAAGCCTCAAAGAGCTGCAGTTTATGGATAGCTCCGGCATCGGCGTCATCCTCGGAAGATATAAGCTGATCAAGCAAAAGGGCGGGAAGATGGTCGTGTGCGACGTCAACCCGCCGGTATATCGACTGCTGGAAATGTCGGGATTGTTTAAGATTATGTCCATCTTCGAAAACGAGGATATGGCGCTGACGGAACTGGAGGTGGCCCTGTGA
- a CDS encoding D-alanyl-D-alanine carboxypeptidase family protein, translating into MKRRMLTWFAAFVLAVSVWPTTTSAEHGGPHVGDDEIALAENALSAVLIDADTGTVIYEKKSHEKLPPASITKIMTMLLTMEAIDNGTLKLTDKVTASEYAASMGGSQIFLEPGETMTVAELLKGVAMASGNDASVALAEKIAGSEKAFVKMMNERAQQLGLKDTHFANCNGLPVADHYSSAYDIAIMSRELLKHEEITKYTGAYQDYLRQGTEKPFWLVNTNKLVRFYSGADGLKTGYTSEAKFCLAATAKRDGLRLIAVVLGEPNTKTRNSEVSAMFDYAFSQYALLPIYQAGETIGKVKVQKGMSAQLELTAAKPLNVLVKKGVKQDSITQKLIAPEKLAAPIKAGQTIGKLVVYQDGRTLTEFELTAPADIDKAGWWTLFKRTAAHLFFVDS; encoded by the coding sequence TTGAAAAGACGGATGTTGACCTGGTTTGCCGCGTTCGTATTGGCCGTATCGGTGTGGCCGACCACCACCAGCGCAGAACATGGCGGACCGCACGTCGGGGATGATGAAATCGCATTGGCGGAAAATGCGCTGTCCGCCGTCTTGATCGATGCCGATACCGGCACGGTGATTTACGAGAAGAAGAGTCATGAGAAACTGCCTCCCGCCAGCATTACCAAGATCATGACGATGCTGCTGACGATGGAGGCGATCGATAACGGTACGCTGAAGCTGACCGATAAGGTGACTGCCAGCGAATATGCGGCATCTATGGGCGGCTCGCAGATCTTCCTGGAGCCGGGAGAAACGATGACCGTGGCTGAGCTGCTGAAGGGCGTGGCCATGGCGTCCGGGAACGATGCGTCCGTGGCGCTTGCCGAGAAAATCGCCGGCTCGGAAAAAGCGTTCGTCAAAATGATGAACGAACGGGCGCAGCAGCTCGGGTTAAAAGATACGCATTTTGCGAACTGTAACGGCTTGCCGGTGGCGGACCATTATAGCTCTGCTTACGATATCGCCATCATGAGCCGAGAGCTGCTGAAGCATGAGGAGATTACGAAGTATACCGGCGCGTACCAGGATTATTTGCGCCAAGGAACAGAGAAGCCGTTCTGGCTCGTGAACACGAACAAACTCGTGCGCTTCTACAGCGGGGCAGACGGCCTGAAGACCGGGTATACCTCGGAAGCGAAGTTCTGCCTTGCCGCTACCGCGAAACGTGACGGACTGCGCTTAATCGCCGTAGTGCTTGGCGAGCCGAATACAAAAACGCGGAACAGCGAAGTCTCGGCGATGTTCGATTACGCCTTCTCGCAATACGCGCTGCTGCCGATTTATCAAGCGGGGGAAACGATCGGCAAAGTGAAGGTGCAGAAGGGGATGAGCGCTCAGCTGGAGCTGACCGCCGCCAAACCGCTAAACGTGTTGGTCAAAAAAGGCGTGAAGCAAGACAGTATCACACAAAAGCTGATCGCACCGGAAAAGCTTGCGGCACCTATTAAAGCCGGCCAAACGATCGGCAAGCTGGTCGTCTACCAGGATGGCCGCACGTTAACTGAGTTCGAGCTGACCGCCCCTGCGGACATTGATAAAGCGGGCTGGTGGACGTTGTTCAAGCGAACCGCCGCACACTTGTTTTTTGTAGATTCATAG
- a CDS encoding pyrimidine-nucleoside phosphorylase has protein sequence MRAVDLIRKKRDGQELTSEEIGFLVKGYSEGQIPDYQMSAWAMAVYYQGMSARETADLTMAMAGSGDTIDLGSIRGIKVDKHSTGGVGDKTTVVLGPLVAAAGVPVAKMSGRGLGHTGGTIDKLEAISGFSVELTKEQFFRQVNEIGLAVVGQSGNMTPADKKLYALRDVTATVDSIPLIASSVMSKKIAAGADAIVLDVKTGSGAFMKTLEDSIRLAKAMVDIGTQVGRRTVAVISDMDQPLGHAIGNALEIKEAVATLRGEGPADLEEVCLILASHMLILGGKASSEEEAKAMLVEQINSGQALEKLKQMVAAQGGNTEQIDHPELLPEAELKVDVKATAGGFVESIQAEEIGLAAMMLGAGRETKESVIDLAAGVELRKKIGDPVEAGETLAVLHLNRSHEAGLAEAERRILNAYGISSTKVPRRPLVFALVTPDGIKRF, from the coding sequence ATGAGAGCGGTAGATCTGATCCGTAAAAAAAGGGACGGCCAGGAGCTGACGAGCGAGGAAATTGGCTTTTTGGTCAAAGGGTACAGCGAGGGGCAGATCCCCGACTACCAAATGTCCGCATGGGCGATGGCCGTTTATTATCAAGGGATGAGCGCCCGGGAGACGGCCGACCTGACGATGGCGATGGCCGGTTCCGGGGATACGATTGACCTCGGCTCCATCCGTGGCATTAAGGTCGACAAGCATTCGACTGGCGGGGTTGGCGATAAAACAACCGTCGTATTGGGCCCGCTCGTGGCGGCTGCCGGCGTGCCGGTCGCGAAGATGTCCGGCCGGGGGCTGGGGCATACCGGCGGGACGATCGACAAGCTGGAAGCGATCTCGGGATTCTCTGTAGAGCTTACGAAGGAGCAATTTTTCCGCCAGGTGAACGAAATTGGCCTCGCGGTCGTCGGCCAAAGCGGCAATATGACACCAGCCGACAAGAAGCTGTATGCGCTGCGGGATGTCACCGCGACGGTGGATTCCATCCCGCTGATCGCCAGCAGCGTCATGAGCAAGAAGATCGCCGCCGGCGCAGATGCCATTGTGCTGGACGTCAAGACCGGCAGCGGCGCGTTCATGAAGACGCTGGAGGACTCGATCCGTCTGGCCAAGGCCATGGTTGATATCGGCACGCAGGTTGGCCGCCGCACGGTTGCCGTGATCAGCGACATGGACCAACCGCTCGGTCACGCGATCGGCAATGCGCTGGAGATCAAGGAAGCCGTCGCAACGCTGCGGGGGGAAGGCCCGGCCGATCTCGAGGAGGTCTGCCTGATCCTGGCGTCGCACATGCTGATTCTCGGCGGCAAGGCGTCGAGCGAGGAAGAGGCTAAAGCCATGCTGGTCGAACAGATCAACAGCGGGCAAGCGCTGGAGAAGCTGAAGCAAATGGTTGCGGCGCAAGGCGGAAACACGGAGCAGATCGACCATCCAGAGCTGCTGCCGGAAGCGGAGCTGAAGGTGGACGTGAAGGCGACCGCGGGCGGATTTGTTGAATCGATTCAGGCTGAGGAGATCGGCCTCGCCGCCATGATGCTTGGGGCGGGCCGGGAAACGAAGGAATCCGTCATCGACTTGGCTGCCGGCGTAGAGCTGCGCAAGAAAATCGGCGATCCGGTTGAGGCGGGCGAAACGCTGGCGGTGCTGCATCTGAACCGCAGCCATGAAGCAGGCCTCGCGGAGGCGGAGCGGCGCATTCTAAACGCTTACGGCATTTCCAGCACGAAGGTGCCGCGCCGGCCGCTGGTTTTTGCGCTGGTGACGCCGGACGGGATCAAGCGGTTCTGA
- a CDS encoding purine-nucleoside phosphorylase, translating into MTTTLNIGMIREAADYIRSRSTLTPKVGLILGSGLGVLADHIEEPVSISYRDIPFFPQSTVEGHAGELLIGTVQGTPVVLMKGRFHMYEGYGPEMTAFPVRVMKELGVTTLLVTNAAGGVNTSYEPGDLMLISDHLNLTGRNPLVGPNDEELGPRFPDMSQAYSRRLREIARKVAANKGVPLQEGVYAGLLGPTYETPAEIRMLRTLGADAVGMSTVSETIVARHAGIEVLGISCISNMAAGILDQPLSHQEVMETTERVREKFLSLVLSIIPEIGEA; encoded by the coding sequence ATGACGACGACATTAAACATTGGCATGATCCGGGAGGCAGCGGATTATATCCGTTCCCGGTCGACGCTTACGCCAAAGGTAGGATTAATTCTGGGCTCTGGATTGGGCGTATTGGCTGATCATATTGAGGAGCCGGTCAGCATCAGCTACCGCGATATCCCGTTCTTTCCGCAGTCGACGGTAGAAGGCCACGCGGGTGAACTGTTGATCGGGACGGTGCAAGGCACGCCGGTCGTGCTGATGAAAGGCCGCTTCCACATGTACGAAGGATACGGGCCGGAAATGACTGCTTTCCCGGTACGGGTCATGAAGGAGCTGGGTGTTACAACGCTGCTGGTCACGAACGCGGCTGGTGGGGTGAACACGTCCTATGAGCCGGGGGATCTCATGCTGATCTCCGACCATCTGAATCTCACAGGCCGTAATCCGTTGGTAGGTCCAAACGACGAGGAGCTGGGACCGCGCTTCCCGGACATGTCCCAAGCGTACAGCCGCCGTCTGCGTGAGATCGCACGGAAGGTCGCTGCAAACAAAGGAGTGCCTCTGCAAGAGGGCGTCTATGCCGGCTTGCTGGGCCCAACCTATGAGACGCCTGCGGAAATCCGCATGCTGCGGACGCTTGGTGCTGACGCGGTAGGGATGTCCACCGTTTCGGAAACGATCGTCGCCCGCCATGCCGGCATCGAGGTGCTGGGGATTTCCTGCATCAGCAATATGGCGGCAGGTATTTTGGACCAGCCGTTGTCCCACCAGGAGGTTATGGAGACGACCGAGCGCGTGCGCGAGAAGTTTCTAAGCCTTGTATTGTCCATTATCCCGGAAATTGGCGAAGCTTAA